A region of Cellulophaga sp. RHA19 DNA encodes the following proteins:
- the atpG gene encoding ATP synthase F1 subunit gamma has translation MANLKEIRNRIASVSSTMQITSAMKMVSAAKLKKAQDAITAMRPYSDKLTELLQSLSANLDADSGSKFSEEREIKKVLIVSITSNRGLCGAFNSNILKQSVSLAENTYAGKEVEFLAIGKKSNDFLSRNYNVIANHSTVYDDLTFDNVSAIAEDLMELFVNGTYDKIEVVYNKFKNAATQIVMTEQFLPIVAVASEKETSSNATDYIYDPSEKEIVEQLIPKSLKTQLYKGVRDSFASEHGARMTAMHKATDNATELRDQLKLTYNKARQAAITNEILEIVGGAEALNN, from the coding sequence ATGGCAAACTTAAAAGAAATACGTAACAGAATAGCATCAGTATCTTCAACGATGCAGATTACCAGCGCAATGAAAATGGTATCTGCAGCTAAGTTAAAGAAGGCACAAGATGCAATTACTGCAATGAGGCCTTATTCTGATAAATTAACAGAGCTTTTACAGAGCTTAAGTGCTAATTTAGATGCGGATTCTGGTAGTAAGTTTTCTGAGGAAAGAGAAATTAAAAAGGTTTTAATAGTTTCCATAACTTCTAATCGTGGTTTATGTGGTGCTTTTAACTCTAACATTCTTAAACAAAGTGTTTCTCTTGCAGAAAATACATATGCAGGTAAAGAAGTTGAGTTTCTTGCAATAGGAAAAAAATCTAACGATTTTCTTTCTAGAAATTACAACGTAATTGCAAACCACAGTACGGTTTATGACGATTTAACTTTTGATAATGTTTCTGCAATTGCAGAGGATTTAATGGAGTTGTTTGTTAATGGTACTTATGATAAAATAGAGGTTGTTTATAACAAGTTTAAAAATGCTGCTACGCAAATTGTAATGACAGAACAGTTTTTACCAATTGTAGCTGTAGCATCAGAAAAAGAAACTTCTAGTAATGCAACAGATTATATTTACGATCCTTCTGAAAAAGAAATTGTAGAGCAATTAATACCAAAGTCTTTAAAAACACAATTGTATAAAGGTGTTAGAGATTCTTTTGCTAGTGAGCACGGTGCTCGTATGACTGCTATGCACAAAGCAACAGATAATGCAACAGAGCTTAGAGACCAGTTAAAATTAACGTATAACAAAGCAAGACAAGCAGCTATTACTAATGAAATATTAGAAATTGTTGGTGGTGCAGAAGCGTTAAACAACTAA
- a CDS encoding VPS10 domain-containing protein, translated as MKKILSFCFLLSGALSWAQPAATPQNVVESALKQKKQMQESSIVKNIAFTNIGPTVMSGRIVDVSVNPNKPTEFYAAYASGGLWYTNNNGTTFTPVMDSASTQNIGDIAVDWETGVIWVGTGENNSSRSSYAGVGLLKSTDKGKTWQNMGLVDAHHIGRILINPKNSNEVVVGATGHLYSANKERGIYKTIDGGKTWKKTLFVNDVTGIIDVAMVPTNFSVQYAAAWEKDRKAWNFSGNGSNSAIYKSTDGGSSWTKISTKESGFPVGEGVGRIGLAVFDENTVYAVHDSQFRRPAEAKKKSTSNDLAKDDFKTMSTKAFLALSDSKLNNFLKTNGFHEKHRAPNVKQMVRVGTVKPIDIAKYLEDANSMLFDTPVVGAEVFRSDDAGKTWKKTNTEHIDNLFYSYGYYFAQIRVHPKNKDEIYLAGVPLIKSNDGGKTFDNIDGPNVHSDHHALWINPDLKGHLINGNDGGINISYDDGKSWIKNNSPAVGQFYAINVDDEKPYNVYGGLQDNGVWVGANNARESVRWHQTGHYPWKSLMGGDGMQVQVDSRNANIVYTGFQFGNYFRIDRENDSQKYIQPKHNLGESPYRFNWQTPILLSSHNQDILYLGGNKLHRSFNKGDNWETISSDLTNGGKKGNVAYGTLTTISESPFKFGVLYTGSDDGAIQLTKNGGASWEKISDNLNNDELWVSRVVASAHKQERVYVTLNGYRWDDYTPYVYLSNDYGKSWKNIGKNIPASPVNVIIEDPVNENLLFVGTDNGLYVTFNMGETWELFTNGMPAVAVHDLVIQSTAKDLLVGTHGRSIYKANIAKLQKMTPAMLSNKLHLFKPESIKFSSRWGNAPSTRFRPNTPGVDVNFYAAKSGSFKARILTMNNIEVSAVTVDGEKGFNVLSYDVAFSKTGKSNYLKKNKAQLTQAKDGKTYLPKGTYKIELSGNGGSASTSFEIK; from the coding sequence ATGAAAAAAATTTTATCTTTTTGCTTTTTGCTATCTGGTGCATTAAGCTGGGCGCAACCTGCGGCAACTCCCCAGAATGTTGTAGAAAGTGCACTTAAGCAAAAGAAACAAATGCAAGAATCTTCTATAGTTAAAAACATTGCATTTACAAATATTGGTCCTACGGTTATGAGCGGGCGTATTGTAGACGTTTCTGTAAACCCAAACAAGCCAACAGAGTTTTATGCTGCATATGCTTCTGGCGGTTTGTGGTATACAAATAATAATGGCACAACTTTTACTCCTGTAATGGATAGTGCAAGTACTCAAAATATTGGAGATATTGCCGTAGACTGGGAAACAGGAGTAATTTGGGTTGGTACAGGGGAAAATAACTCTTCTAGATCTTCTTATGCTGGTGTTGGTTTGTTAAAGTCTACAGATAAAGGCAAAACGTGGCAAAATATGGGCTTGGTAGATGCTCATCATATTGGCAGAATTTTAATTAATCCAAAAAATAGTAATGAAGTTGTTGTTGGGGCAACAGGACATTTGTATTCTGCTAATAAAGAACGTGGAATATACAAGACTATAGATGGTGGTAAAACTTGGAAAAAAACACTTTTTGTAAATGATGTTACTGGTATTATAGACGTTGCTATGGTGCCAACAAACTTTAGTGTGCAATACGCAGCTGCTTGGGAAAAAGATCGTAAAGCTTGGAATTTTTCTGGTAACGGTTCTAATTCTGCTATTTATAAAAGTACGGATGGTGGTAGCAGCTGGACAAAAATATCGACTAAAGAAAGTGGTTTTCCTGTTGGCGAAGGTGTAGGTAGAATTGGACTAGCTGTTTTTGATGAAAACACAGTGTATGCTGTGCATGATAGTCAGTTTAGAAGGCCTGCAGAAGCTAAAAAGAAAAGTACATCTAATGATTTAGCTAAGGACGATTTTAAAACAATGTCTACCAAAGCCTTTTTGGCGTTGTCCGATTCTAAGCTTAATAATTTTTTAAAAACAAACGGTTTTCATGAAAAACACAGAGCTCCAAATGTTAAACAAATGGTGCGTGTTGGTACAGTAAAACCTATAGATATTGCTAAGTATTTAGAAGATGCAAATTCTATGTTGTTTGATACTCCTGTTGTTGGTGCAGAAGTTTTTAGAAGCGATGATGCCGGAAAAACGTGGAAGAAAACCAATACGGAGCATATAGATAATTTATTTTATAGCTATGGATATTATTTTGCTCAAATTAGGGTTCATCCTAAAAATAAAGATGAGATCTACTTAGCAGGTGTTCCTTTAATTAAGTCTAATGATGGTGGTAAAACTTTTGATAATATAGACGGTCCTAATGTGCACTCAGATCATCATGCATTATGGATTAACCCAGACTTAAAAGGACATTTAATTAATGGTAATGATGGTGGTATAAACATATCTTACGATGATGGTAAAAGCTGGATTAAAAATAATTCACCAGCTGTTGGTCAGTTTTACGCTATAAACGTAGATGATGAAAAACCATACAATGTGTATGGTGGTTTGCAAGATAATGGTGTTTGGGTTGGAGCAAATAACGCCAGAGAAAGTGTTAGGTGGCACCAAACAGGTCATTACCCTTGGAAAAGTTTAATGGGTGGCGATGGTATGCAGGTACAAGTAGATAGCAGAAATGCAAATATTGTGTATACAGGTTTTCAATTTGGAAACTATTTTAGAATAGATAGGGAAAACGATTCGCAAAAATACATTCAGCCTAAGCATAATTTAGGTGAAAGCCCATATCGCTTTAACTGGCAAACACCAATTTTACTATCTTCTCATAATCAGGATATTTTGTATTTAGGAGGTAATAAGTTACACCGTTCATTTAATAAAGGAGATAACTGGGAAACTATTTCTAGTGACTTAACTAATGGTGGTAAAAAAGGAAATGTTGCTTATGGTACGTTAACTACAATATCAGAATCTCCTTTTAAGTTTGGAGTATTATATACTGGTAGTGATGATGGTGCAATACAACTTACTAAAAATGGAGGAGCATCTTGGGAAAAAATAAGTGATAACCTTAATAATGATGAGCTTTGGGTTTCTAGAGTTGTAGCTTCTGCACACAAACAAGAGCGTGTATATGTAACTTTAAATGGGTATAGGTGGGATGATTATACGCCGTATGTTTACCTAAGTAATGATTATGGAAAAAGTTGGAAGAACATTGGTAAAAACATACCAGCATCTCCTGTAAATGTAATTATTGAAGATCCTGTAAATGAAAACTTATTGTTTGTTGGTACAGATAACGGTTTGTATGTTACTTTTAATATGGGAGAAACATGGGAATTGTTTACTAATGGTATGCCGGCAGTTGCGGTGCATGATTTGGTAATACAGTCTACAGCTAAAGATTTATTGGTAGGTACGCACGGTAGAAGTATTTACAAGGCAAATATTGCTAAGTTGCAAAAAATGACTCCTGCAATGTTGTCTAATAAATTGCACTTGTTTAAACCAGAAAGTATTAAGTTTTCAAGCAGATGGGGTAATGCTCCTTCAACAAGGTTTAGGCCAAATACGCCAGGGGTAGATGTTAATTTTTACGCAGCTAAAAGCGGTAGTTTTAAAGCTCGTATTTTAACAATGAATAACATAGAAGTTAGTGCTGTTACTGTAGATGGTGAAAAAGGATTTAATGTGCTTTCTTACGATGTTGCTTTTTCTAAGACGGGAAAATCAAACTATTTAAAAAAGAATAAAGCACAATTAACACAGGCTAAAGACGGTAAAACGTATTTGCCAAAAGGAACCTACAAAATTGAATTATCTGGTAATGGCGGATCGGCATCTACTTCTTTTGAAATAAAATAA
- the dut gene encoding dUTP diphosphatase — protein MTIKIINKSAHETPSYETMASAGMDLRANILESITLKPLQRAIIKTGLFIELPVGYEAQVRPRSGLAAKKGVTVLNAPGTIDADYRGEIGVILVNLSNEDFKVENGERIAQLVIAKHERAEWVEVNELSETARGEGGFGSTGTK, from the coding sequence ATGACAATAAAAATAATTAATAAATCGGCTCATGAAACTCCTAGTTATGAAACTATGGCTTCTGCTGGGATGGACTTAAGAGCCAATATTTTAGAATCTATTACGTTAAAACCTTTACAAAGAGCAATTATTAAAACGGGTCTTTTTATAGAGCTGCCAGTTGGTTATGAGGCGCAAGTACGCCCAAGAAGTGGTTTAGCAGCCAAAAAAGGTGTTACTGTTTTAAATGCACCTGGCACTATAGATGCAGATTATAGAGGTGAAATTGGTGTAATTTTGGTAAACCTATCTAATGAAGATTTTAAAGTTGAGAACGGTGAGCGTATTGCACAATTGGTTATCGCAAAGCATGAACGAGCAGAATGGGTAGAGGTAAATGAGTTGTCTGAAACAGCTAGAGGCGAAGGTGGCTTTGGTAGTACAGGCACTAAGTAA
- a CDS encoding oligosaccharide flippase family protein, which translates to MNPFKKLFKQTFVYGLATVLPRMLSFLLVRVYTDVMDPDIYGQVSVIFAWFAIFNVFLAYGMETAFFRFYHKSEDKEKVISTSLISIAVSTLAFFVIALILKNPLASFAGIREEFISYAIFILVLDALVIIPFAWLRATEKPMKYAIIKIVNICINLGLNLFFLLLLPKLVVGNTDSILTSIYKEDFQISYIFISNLIASGVTLILMLGLYLKSKYVFDKVLWRSMMKYAGPVLLAGIAFTINEVFDKILLEWLLPEDIAESEVGKYAACYKLALFMTLFATAFRMGIEPFFFSHSNSKNPQKAYAQITNYFVILGSVILLGVVVFADVLKLMFVDNSEYWEAMKVVPLIVLANFFLGIYHNLSVWYKVTDKTRYGAFISVIGAIVTIVVNVALISTLSYMASAIATVLAYGSMMVLSYWYGKKNYPIPYNMRKIVFYFSLSVVLSILSFYIFDRNLWVGCAFLLLFVGLVYKMENEVLRKIIKKK; encoded by the coding sequence TTGAATCCTTTTAAAAAACTTTTTAAGCAAACCTTTGTGTATGGTTTGGCAACAGTGTTGCCTAGAATGCTGTCCTTCCTTTTAGTGCGTGTGTATACAGACGTAATGGATCCAGATATTTATGGTCAGGTTTCTGTTATTTTTGCTTGGTTTGCAATTTTTAATGTGTTTTTAGCTTACGGTATGGAGACTGCTTTTTTTAGGTTTTACCATAAATCAGAAGACAAAGAAAAGGTAATTTCTACATCGCTTATTTCTATAGCTGTTTCTACCTTAGCTTTTTTTGTAATAGCATTAATATTAAAAAATCCTTTAGCAAGTTTTGCTGGTATTAGGGAGGAGTTTATCTCTTATGCAATTTTTATTCTTGTTTTAGATGCTTTAGTAATTATTCCTTTCGCATGGCTTAGAGCTACAGAAAAGCCAATGAAATATGCAATTATAAAAATTGTGAACATTTGCATCAATCTTGGCTTAAACCTCTTTTTCTTATTGCTGTTACCTAAGCTTGTTGTTGGTAATACAGATTCTATCTTAACATCAATTTATAAAGAAGACTTTCAAATTTCATATATATTTATATCAAACTTAATTGCTAGTGGAGTAACATTAATTTTAATGTTGGGTTTATATCTTAAAAGCAAATATGTTTTTGATAAAGTATTGTGGCGTTCTATGATGAAGTATGCAGGGCCTGTTTTATTGGCTGGTATAGCGTTTACAATTAATGAGGTTTTTGATAAAATTTTATTGGAATGGCTTCTGCCAGAGGACATAGCCGAATCTGAGGTTGGTAAATATGCTGCTTGTTACAAATTGGCTTTGTTTATGACTCTCTTTGCTACAGCATTTAGAATGGGAATAGAACCTTTCTTTTTTAGTCACTCTAACTCTAAAAATCCTCAAAAAGCATATGCGCAAATTACCAATTACTTTGTAATATTAGGCAGTGTAATTTTATTGGGAGTAGTAGTTTTTGCTGATGTGCTAAAACTAATGTTTGTAGACAATTCTGAGTATTGGGAGGCAATGAAAGTGGTGCCATTAATTGTGTTAGCAAATTTCTTTTTAGGAATTTATCATAATTTATCTGTTTGGTATAAGGTTACAGATAAAACGCGTTACGGTGCTTTTATATCTGTAATTGGAGCCATTGTAACTATAGTTGTTAATGTGGCACTTATATCCACATTAAGTTATATGGCCTCTGCTATAGCTACAGTTTTAGCTTATGGTAGTATGATGGTGCTATCTTATTGGTATGGCAAAAAAAATTACCCAATACCATATAATATGCGTAAAATAGTATTTTATTTTAGTTTATCAGTGGTGTTATCAATTTTGTCTTTTTACATTTTTGACAGAAACCTTTGGGTGGGTTGTGCTTTTCTACTCTTATTTGTAGGCTTAGTGTATAAAATGGAGAATGAAGTATTAAGAAAAATAATAAAGAAAAAATGA
- a CDS encoding aminopeptidase P family protein — protein MKYNQIDSKLFVKNRKKFMAQMKPKSIAVFNSNDIYPIGADSAMPFEQHRNIFYLTGADQEETILVLFPDALDKKHREILFVRETNAHIAVWEGEKLTKERATEVSGIETVYWLTDFDKVFFDIMTEADTVYFDTNEHYRQAVETETREDRFIKKCKVDYPAHQWAKSFPIMQSIRGVKEPEELALMQEACNITEKGFRRLLGFVKPGVWEYEIEAELLHEFVRNRSKGFAYTPIIASGYNANVLHYIENNQQCKDGDVILMDVAAEYANYSSDLSRSIPVSGKFTKRQRAVYDAVLRVKNDATKMLVPGTLWAEYHKEVGKLMTSELLGLGLLDKADVQNEDKNWPAYKKYFMHGTSHHIGLNTHDYGELKTPMKANMVFTVEPGIYIPNENLGIRLEDDVVIQEKGEPFNLMANIPIEAEEIEELMQAK, from the coding sequence ATGAAGTACAATCAAATCGATTCTAAATTATTCGTAAAAAACCGCAAAAAGTTTATGGCTCAAATGAAGCCAAAAAGTATTGCCGTTTTTAATTCTAATGACATTTACCCAATTGGCGCAGATAGCGCAATGCCTTTTGAGCAACATAGAAATATTTTTTACTTAACTGGTGCAGATCAAGAAGAAACTATTTTAGTTCTTTTTCCTGATGCATTAGATAAAAAACACAGAGAAATTTTATTTGTTCGTGAAACCAATGCACATATTGCCGTTTGGGAAGGTGAAAAACTCACCAAAGAACGTGCAACAGAAGTATCTGGTATAGAAACTGTTTATTGGTTAACAGACTTTGATAAGGTTTTCTTTGATATAATGACAGAAGCAGATACTGTTTATTTTGATACCAACGAACATTACAGGCAAGCTGTAGAAACAGAAACAAGAGAAGATCGTTTTATAAAAAAATGTAAAGTAGATTACCCTGCTCACCAATGGGCAAAGAGTTTTCCAATAATGCAAAGCATAAGAGGTGTTAAAGAGCCTGAAGAATTAGCATTAATGCAAGAAGCTTGTAATATAACAGAAAAAGGTTTTAGACGTTTATTAGGCTTTGTTAAGCCTGGTGTTTGGGAGTATGAAATTGAAGCAGAATTGCTACATGAATTTGTACGTAACCGTTCTAAAGGATTTGCATACACACCAATTATTGCCTCTGGCTACAACGCAAACGTATTACATTACATAGAAAACAACCAACAATGTAAAGATGGCGATGTTATTCTAATGGATGTTGCAGCAGAATATGCAAACTACTCTAGTGATTTAAGTAGAAGTATACCAGTAAGTGGTAAGTTTACTAAAAGACAAAGAGCTGTTTACGACGCTGTTTTACGTGTTAAAAATGACGCAACAAAAATGCTTGTTCCTGGAACACTTTGGGCAGAATACCATAAGGAAGTAGGTAAACTAATGACTAGTGAATTATTAGGTCTTGGCTTGTTAGATAAAGCAGACGTACAAAATGAAGATAAAAACTGGCCAGCATACAAAAAGTACTTTATGCACGGTACAAGTCACCATATTGGTTTAAATACGCATGATTACGGAGAATTAAAAACTCCTATGAAAGCAAATATGGTATTTACTGTTGAGCCTGGCATCTATATTCCTAATGAAAACTTAGGTATTAGATTAGAGGATGATGTTGTAATACAAGAAAAAGGAGAGCCTTTTAACTTAATGGCAAACATTCCTATAGAAGCAGAAGAAATTGAAGAATTAATGCAAGCTAAGTAG
- the atpA gene encoding F0F1 ATP synthase subunit alpha, whose amino-acid sequence MAGVKAAEVSAILKQQLSGFDASASLDEVGSVLQVGDGIVRAYGLANAQYGELVEFEGGLEGIVLNLEEDNVGIVLLGGSIGIKEGSTVKRTNRIASVKVGEGIVGRVVDTLGNPIDGKGPIAGTTYEMPLERKAPGVIYREPVTEPLQTGIKAIDAMIPVGRGQRELVIGDRQTGKTTVCIDAILNQKEFYDAGKPVYCIYVAVGQKASTVALIAKTLEEKGALAYTTIVAANASDPAAMQVYAPFTGASIGEYFRDTGRPALIVFDDLSKQAVAYREVSLLLRRPPGREAYPGDVFYLHSRLLERSAKVINDDAIAKDMNDLPESLKPIVKGGGSLTALPIIETQAGDVSAYIPTNVISITDGQIFLDGDLFNSGVRPAINVGISVSRVGGNAQIKSMKKVSGTLKLDQAQYRELEAFAKFGSDLDASTLNVIEKGKRNVEILKQAQNDPYTVEDQVAVIYAGSKNLLKDVPVEKVKEFEAEYVEFLNAKHRDVLDTLKSGKLTDEVTDTLVAVCKDLSAKYRA is encoded by the coding sequence ATGGCAGGAGTAAAAGCCGCTGAAGTATCAGCAATTTTAAAACAACAGTTATCAGGATTTGACGCTAGCGCATCTTTAGATGAAGTTGGGTCAGTATTACAAGTAGGTGATGGTATTGTTCGCGCTTACGGATTAGCTAACGCTCAATACGGAGAATTAGTAGAATTTGAAGGTGGTTTAGAAGGTATAGTACTTAACTTAGAAGAAGATAACGTTGGTATTGTATTATTAGGTGGTTCAATAGGGATTAAAGAAGGCTCTACTGTAAAACGTACAAACCGTATTGCATCTGTAAAAGTAGGTGAAGGTATTGTTGGTCGTGTTGTAGATACTTTAGGTAACCCAATAGATGGTAAAGGTCCTATTGCAGGAACAACTTATGAAATGCCTTTAGAGCGTAAAGCTCCTGGTGTTATTTATAGAGAGCCAGTTACAGAGCCATTACAAACAGGTATTAAGGCAATTGATGCTATGATTCCAGTTGGTAGAGGTCAGCGTGAGTTGGTAATTGGAGATAGACAAACGGGTAAAACTACAGTTTGTATTGATGCTATCTTAAATCAAAAAGAATTTTACGATGCAGGTAAGCCTGTATATTGTATATATGTTGCTGTTGGTCAAAAGGCTTCTACAGTAGCTTTAATTGCTAAAACACTAGAAGAAAAAGGTGCTTTAGCTTACACAACAATAGTAGCTGCAAATGCATCAGACCCTGCAGCAATGCAAGTTTATGCTCCTTTTACAGGTGCTTCTATAGGTGAGTACTTTAGAGATACTGGTAGACCAGCTTTAATTGTTTTTGATGATTTATCTAAACAAGCAGTTGCTTACCGTGAGGTATCTTTATTATTACGTCGTCCTCCAGGACGTGAGGCTTACCCTGGTGATGTTTTCTATCTACACTCTAGATTATTAGAGCGTTCTGCAAAAGTTATTAATGATGATGCTATTGCTAAAGATATGAACGACTTACCTGAGTCTTTAAAGCCAATAGTAAAAGGTGGTGGTTCTTTAACTGCATTGCCAATTATTGAAACTCAAGCAGGTGATGTTTCTGCCTATATCCCAACAAACGTAATTTCTATTACAGATGGGCAAATCTTCTTAGATGGAGATTTATTTAACTCTGGTGTACGTCCGGCAATTAATGTAGGTATTTCTGTATCTCGTGTTGGTGGTAACGCACAGATTAAGTCAATGAAAAAAGTATCTGGTACTTTAAAATTAGATCAAGCACAATACCGTGAGCTAGAAGCTTTCGCTAAGTTTGGTTCAGATTTAGATGCATCTACTTTAAATGTGATTGAAAAAGGTAAGCGTAACGTAGAGATCTTAAAGCAAGCTCAAAACGATCCTTACACTGTAGAAGATCAGGTGGCAGTTATTTATGCAGGTTCTAAAAACTTGTTAAAAGACGTGCCAGTAGAAAAGGTAAAAGAGTTTGAAGCTGAATATGTTGAGTTTTTAAATGCTAAGCATAGAGATGTTTTAGATACTTTAAAGTCTGGTAAATTAACTGACGAGGTTACAGATACTTTAGTAGCTGTTTGTAAAGATCTTTCAGCAAAATATAGAGCATAA
- a CDS encoding sugar phosphate nucleotidyltransferase, giving the protein MKIIVPMAGRGSRLRPHTLTVPKPLIPIAGKPIVHRLVSDIAKVLDEPIEEVAFILGDPAFFGDDVIASLTALAESLGAKASIYRQDQPLGTGHAIMCAKDSLSGPAVIAYADTLIRADFDLDKTADSVIWVKQVEKPEAFGVVKLNDKNEIIELVEKPEQFVSDLAVIGIYYFKDVAVLKNELQHVLDNNIINGGEYQINDGIKQMMQKGKKFVSGKVDEWMDCGNKNVTVETNMRMLGFLEKDGEALVSKSVTLDNANIIEPCYIGENVVLKNTTVGPYVSVGDNTVVENSTIKNSLIQTNSKIENANLDNAMVGNHVKYNGNYETISIGDYSVLE; this is encoded by the coding sequence ATGAAAATTATAGTTCCAATGGCGGGTAGAGGTTCTCGTCTTAGACCACATACATTAACAGTTCCAAAACCATTAATACCAATAGCTGGTAAGCCAATTGTGCACCGCTTGGTTAGTGATATAGCAAAGGTTTTAGATGAACCAATTGAAGAAGTTGCTTTTATTTTAGGTGATCCGGCTTTTTTTGGTGATGATGTTATTGCTAGTTTAACTGCTTTAGCAGAGAGTTTAGGCGCTAAAGCATCTATTTACAGGCAAGACCAACCTTTGGGTACGGGGCACGCTATAATGTGCGCTAAAGACTCTTTAAGTGGCCCTGCTGTAATTGCATATGCAGATACATTAATTAGAGCAGATTTTGATTTAGATAAAACTGCAGATAGTGTTATTTGGGTAAAACAAGTGGAAAAACCAGAAGCTTTTGGTGTTGTTAAATTAAATGACAAAAATGAAATTATAGAGTTGGTTGAAAAACCAGAGCAATTTGTGTCTGACTTAGCTGTAATTGGTATCTATTATTTTAAAGATGTTGCTGTTTTGAAAAATGAATTACAACACGTTTTAGATAATAATATTATTAATGGTGGTGAATACCAAATTAATGATGGTATTAAGCAAATGATGCAAAAAGGTAAAAAGTTTGTTTCTGGTAAGGTTGATGAATGGATGGACTGTGGAAATAAAAATGTTACTGTAGAAACCAATATGCGTATGTTAGGTTTTTTAGAAAAAGACGGAGAAGCATTGGTTTCTAAATCTGTAACACTAGATAATGCTAACATTATAGAACCTTGTTACATAGGAGAAAATGTAGTGCTTAAAAATACTACTGTTGGGCCATACGTTTCTGTAGGGGATAATACGGTTGTAGAAAATTCTACCATAAAAAATAGTCTAATACAAACTAATAGCAAAATCGAAAATGCAAATTTAGATAATGCAATGGTTGGTAATCACGTAAAATACAATGGCAATTACGAGACAATTAGTATAGGAGATTACTCTGTTTTAGAATAA
- a CDS encoding OmpA family protein yields MHTIPQTKLTYKNIIYLFLFTVFINSNAQNLVKNPSFEFATKCTKRPGNFQKDVSDWRTPSDGSTDYYSDCSPEMSTNHNFIGRQQVYDGKAFAGFYMLGPDNYREYITGSLSQTLIKGKKYKVSFMVSLADKAGLAVDEFQILFTERAPKWSTKKSIAIDYVNNSEEIKLLRVRSASGYVNNRTWTNVSITFIANGTESFITLGNFKRDKRTRTKVVNERLRKASYYYVDNVSVEEYESINVDEIYVIKDLLFTSDSYIINPEAKGQLRELVRHLKRNPQLNVTIFGHSDNEGNAKYNKLLSLNRAKSVGEFLLDNGLTFDRIKWQGHGDAIPLATNNSETGRLKNRRVEFVVSENKYSNYANTAFEEDKD; encoded by the coding sequence ATGCATACAATTCCCCAAACAAAACTTACTTACAAAAACATTATCTACTTATTTTTATTTACGGTTTTTATAAACTCAAATGCGCAGAACCTGGTAAAAAACCCAAGTTTTGAATTTGCCACAAAATGTACTAAGAGACCAGGTAATTTTCAAAAAGACGTTTCAGACTGGCGTACACCATCAGATGGTAGTACAGATTATTATAGTGATTGTAGTCCTGAAATGAGTACCAATCATAACTTTATAGGAAGACAACAAGTATATGACGGCAAAGCTTTTGCAGGGTTTTATATGCTTGGCCCAGATAATTATAGGGAGTACATTACCGGATCTTTATCTCAAACATTAATTAAAGGAAAAAAATATAAAGTTTCATTTATGGTTAGCCTAGCAGATAAGGCAGGATTAGCTGTAGATGAATTTCAAATATTATTTACAGAAAGAGCTCCAAAATGGAGTACCAAAAAAAGTATAGCAATAGATTATGTAAATAACTCAGAGGAAATAAAGCTATTAAGAGTAAGGTCTGCTAGCGGATATGTTAATAACAGAACATGGACAAATGTATCTATTACTTTTATAGCAAATGGGACAGAGTCTTTTATAACTCTAGGTAATTTTAAAAGAGACAAAAGAACTAGGACCAAGGTTGTTAATGAAAGGTTGCGTAAAGCTTCGTATTATTATGTAGACAATGTTTCTGTTGAGGAGTATGAAAGTATAAATGTAGACGAGATTTATGTGATTAAAGACTTGTTATTTACTTCTGATAGTTATATAATTAATCCAGAGGCTAAAGGTCAATTAAGAGAATTAGTTAGGCATTTAAAAAGAAATCCGCAATTAAACGTAACAATATTTGGGCATTCAGATAATGAAGGGAATGCTAAGTACAACAAGTTACTTTCTTTAAATAGGGCCAAGTCCGTTGGTGAGTTTTTATTGGATAACGGTTTAACTTTTGACCGTATCAAGTGGCAAGGACATGGAGATGCAATTCCGTTGGCAACTAACAATAGTGAAACAGGAAGATTAAAAAACAGAAGGGTTGAGTTTGTGGTTTCTGAAAACAAGTACAGTAACTACGCAAATACAGCTTTTGAAGAAGATAAAGATTAA